From the genome of Passer domesticus isolate bPasDom1 chromosome 12, bPasDom1.hap1, whole genome shotgun sequence:
TATGAGTATTACACCAACTCACTGAGGCTTCTGTCTTCAACAGCTACTGTGTATAACATTACTGCCTTTGGACCTTGCATACAGCACTGAGGAAGTTCTCACCCCCTCCTTTCATTCAGATGAAAACCCATTTGAGTTTCAGGCACTTCTGAGTTTTCAGAGTGTGAGTAAGTAGAAACCAATTCAAGAAACACACTGGCAAACACAAAATTCTTATACTCACAGTGGTGAATGTGACTTTTGACAACAGGCACCAGTTTCTTTGAAAACAACTATCACCACTGAACAATCCTTATCAGTATACCTGCTGTAGTTTTCAGCTGACTAAAGATTTTTATTCTTGTGGCACTAGAGCACCAGTGCTCATTGCTTGCATGTCAGCTTTTCAAGCTCACAGGTTTACTGAAAATAACTTCCAAAGCTGGTAACAATTGTATTAGTGCACACCTGTTGGGACAACCTTCTCTGCATCTTCTGGGAAATGCTGTATGGAAACTTCACAAAACAGTCCTAAATGCACAAAGATTTTAGCAGACTGATATTACTATCTAagtgaatttattttaattcaatATGGTGTTTTTCATAACACACAGGCCATAAAATAGCATTTATTACTCAGGCTAGGAATTGTAAGACTAAACCAGATCATTGCTTTACCTGGCAAAGATGCCATGGCTGTGTGGAATAAAAATTCAAAAAGCATCTTCATGATCCTTAACTGCCTCTATCAAGAGCCTAGCAAGTTGCAGATGCAAGGACTCAGGAAAATTACCTCAAttttcccttccccatcccctgAGTGTGGCTGGTACAAGCTGGGTTAGGTTCCACCTAGAATCCTGAGCCCTGTAGGGCCacagggatgggtttgggaCACAACTGTTGGTTCTGGGGGAAGCACCACCACACAGGTTTAAAGTGCCTGTGTAAATGTGAACTCTGACAAAGCAGTGCCAGCCACAACTACCAGGCACCTGAAAGGATTTCTGTGCATTGAAGCTGTGTCAGTGCATTTaggagaaaaagggagaaaagctATGGTTGCCACAGGGCCTAAAGAACATCTTTTCCAGCAGAGCAACACAACAAAGAGATTTCACTGCTTTTGGTGGGAGTCATGTGGGAAACAACCAGTCCAGAAAAAAGAAACCTGAGAAGACAGTCTCATACTGTGATGTTCTGGAATCACCATTATGTTAACAAAACTAAGttattttgaaaatctttttgtcTTTGGAAGGAGGAtgtattcttgttcagagcagCATGGGTGTTTTGCCAGCTACCACAAACCCCATGTTTGTATATCTGCTTTGATATCCACAATTTCACTTTCAGTGGCATCAGCACAAGCCTGATGTGTACACGTCAAGGAAAAAGAGAGATCCCAGAGGACAAACTGAGCTCCCAGTCCCAAGGAATGAAAACAAACACCCACATTCCATGCAGCCATGACATAACAGGTATTCCTTGGGTTCTTCTAAGATTCCTTAGAGCTAAAGGATCAAATTCAAGGGGATTCTCTTACAACATATACAGTGAGACTGTAATATTTTTCCTCTACAttttacatgaaaaataaaaatccatgtTTACCTGTGGCATTAGTAGAAAGGTTTCTATTGTAATTATACCTTGTGTATTCCAAGAAAGTTTTTTACATCACTATTACTAGTCTAGAGAGGTACAAAACTGCAGGTGCTTGCTGAAAAATAATAAACCTTTATTAAAATTTCCAGTTTTTGCAAAAGCATTTTGACTACATTCCAAATCTacttaaaatgtaattaaatatttacattttttctctAATAAGTATTGTAAGTAAATCAATACCCCAATTATCTTAAATTTTTGTGTGGTATTACAAAAAATGTAGCAATTGTATAAATGCACAattctaatgaaaaaataatgatCTTGAACTTTAAAAGAGCCCTTAATTTGGAGAGATGAAAGTGCTGTACATTCTTTCCTTCATTATGTCTTATGGCCCCTGTGTGATGTAGGTGCTATTATCATCATTTTACAGATGGGGAAACTGAAAGGCTAATTAACTTGTCCAATTTACAACACTTTTACCTGTAAACTTAGGGCATCCTATTGTACTTAAAGGCAAAACAGAACTCAGCTCACCTGTGATGAACATTTTCTAAAAATTCTTAAACTTGTTTAACTTACAGGAGAGAATATCTCACACAAGACTTCAGAGTTGGCTTTGCATTGATGGTAGCTTTGAGCACCACAGAAATGTGCTGCCTAGAAGCAATCATCAGAGCACCAGGTCATTGTGAAGTATGTCACCAAGCTTCCCAGCTAGTTATGGAGATGATGTGCATTTTTATTTGGTATTATTTGCTATTCGGCCACACATTTGTGCTTCAATTCTGTAGGAATACCACACTGCATTTctacaaacaaacacaaacagaCAGTGTTTGCTGACAAACTCATTCCCTCAGTTTACTTATGTGTTCCATGAATTTCTTGACTCGGTCAGGATCAACAGCATTTGCCCAATAGCCTTCTTTCTTGAAATAGGAACCAATTATCAGAGCATCTGCATCCAAGTAATCCCTCACATTCTCCAGAGTCACTCCGGACCCAACCAGCACAGGAATCTTCACAGCATGCTTAACCTCTGAggagaagaaaaccaaaatcaGGGTTAATTCCTGTCTTTGAAACTCTCTCCATAAACATTCTAACTTGCTTAgtttttcaacagaaaaaaaaaagtattgagAAATTTGTGATTGTGGTATTTATTACTTCTACTGCAGAATGAAACAGGTTCTCTAGAAAAAACACCTCTAGctctaaacagaaaaaaaaaaacaacaccttACTTTTTACATTCCATTGTCTGGAATGCTTCCTATATTTGCTTGTATGAAAGAGAGCAGGGATCATACAGGAACCACTGACAGCTCAGCTAGTTTTTCcagaaaacaaaagccaaaaagAGAAGTGGTCTTTTATCAGTGTGAGGAATGACAGTGGAATAAAAAAGCATCTTCTTTTTCCTATATACAGTGTTACTTAATCATCTGAGCTTTTACCTGGTTTCAAGAGGAGAAACAGATAAAAACAAGGCTCAAAACACAGTACTGGCtttgggaggagggagaaaaaaagcccaGTTCAAGAATTACTTAAGCAGCCTTCTCATCATTTTATGTCAAACTGACCATCCAAAGAGTGACTCATAGGACTGGATGCCTCATCCCTTAGAGAAATGTTGTGAGCCATTATTTCTGACCTTTAAAAACATATAAATTGGCTTAATTAGTGATAAGCTGATGGCAAGGTAGTTATAGCTTGAGGTAACTTGGGAAAGCACACATGCAACAAATAAAAGTCTGCTTCAAAACACTGTTTAAATGAAGTTTCATCAGAAGCCTAACTTATTAATTATGCTTCAGGGAAGACTAATTATTTATCACCTTCCTACTTCACTGAAGAAAGGGGATCAATTAAAATGTTCTTGAATCTCTTTTTAGGTCACATGCTCTACCATTTTTCCATCTAGGAACAATAACTCCCttttaaaaagattttaatatgaaaataaaaccattcAACATAGCCCTTCCTGAAAATACACAACAAATCAGATGGCTCATGCATATATGATTAAAACTTAAGTTATTTCTATGCATATTTGATATTCTTAGTCATTCTGCTTACAgccacaaaataattaatttctagTTACTTATAGCATTATTATGAATATCCTGTTCTAAAAACCAGgatatttatttgaaattttattttgtatttatattaaattttatttatataatacCTATATGCTCTTAGGAGTATTTTAACTGCTTTGCATCACTACCAGCACACAATTAAGGTGCATCTGACCACAGACTTGTGACAGTACTTGACTGAATCCCCAGGGGAACCAGGCTCCAAGTCAATATTTGCTCTTACAAGTGCATAAAGCAAGTTTGCAGGGAGttgcttcatatttttttcatatcaGCAGGAAAAACTAAGTGCCAAATAATTAAACAGGGCAAGTTCATATGGGTCTGAGACaacagctcagccctgctgggcaaTGAGAAAAACCCAGTGAAACCTGAGACTGACGTGAAACCCCAGAACAACCCAAAGCCTTCCAAAGGGGGAAGGTATGAAGTGCTGCTGTGATCCACACGTGACACACAGACTGCACACACaccccctgggctgcagagctatCCAGAATGACAATGTGAAGAATGGCAAAGGGAGTGCTCAGTGTGCACTGACATGTGTTACCTCATTAAGTATGCTACAGATGCTACTTTAAGTCCTTTCCAAGCACATCAGGGCCTAAAGTTGATTAGTAGAAGGTGATTTGTCTATTGGCTGTGCTAATACAAATTCTAAcctgtgaaagaaaataaagcaacagCAGTGAGACGTGCTTTTGTGTGGCAATGTTCAGTCACTGTCAAAATATCTCTAAACACAGAGCTCTGCTTTAAATCTCTCAGTTTTCCTGACCTTTTGACACGgtaagaaaaaggaaacaattttGTGATGTTACAGTAACACGAAGCTGAAGTTTACACAGATTTCTCTGTTCCAGTGGACTGTAACTAGAGGGCACTGTGCTCTTTcttgtggcagcacagctgcacaCAGGTCTTTAATAAAACCCAATGAAATTGTGCTTGGTTGAAAAGCAGAATGAAAGCATTTGAACTATGGTATGCACAAGTTTCATGAAATAAAGGCCAAGTGCTCCTAGCTTCAAAACAATGGCAAAGAGTAGTGTAAAAATAAGCACCACTGTGCCAATAACTTGCTTGACTACTCTTCTCTAACAGCTTTCTCATTGCAGTGATCACTGTACCATACACAGCACTATGTTTATGGTAATGCTCCCTCTTAACACATTTTAGGTTTTTAATTCAAAGGACTTTTTCTCTGTCATTAAATTTAGGGCTTAAACAGGAGATGTGAGTGATGAGTACTTTTTCTATCTCTGAGGGTATCACACAGGCAGCAGTCTCTATTTTGGCCATCAAAAGATGAGAGGGGGTGAGCCAGTCTTGAGGCCCCTTTTATGAACAGTAATTAAGGAGGTGACAGTCACAGCCAGCTGTTGGATTTCATGATGTACCTGTTTTCCACAGGTTACTCAGCTGAGACACTTTGTTTTGTTCAAAGAGATAACTGAGCTGTCGTTATGCAAAGATGCAAAGCTCTGGTCACTCAAAATACAAACTGAATGCAAAGCAGGTATTTCAGCAGTTATAGCCCAAGAAAAAACCTGATGGGTTCACACACCCAACCAAAGAATATTTCACAAGGCAGCAAACTGGAACTTTTATAACCTCTTAGATGAAAAGATGGTTTATTAATGAATTCAAAATGCTCAGCTATAGTTCTTGCTCCTTAACAACATGAAGCCTGATTTTTCAGACCTTGTACTCCCTCTGGAGTGGGGAGTGCCCTGGAGTGcccaggcagccctggagcagagcctgccagCCTCCAGAAGGCAGCAACACaaactgcaaacaaaacctGACTGAACACACATCTCTGCCTTGACGGGGAAACACTTCCCGCAGCCCATCACAAATCAATCAATTCTACACAAAGACAAAACCACTTCTATATTACTGCACAACAAAGCTGAAAAAGAGACATGACAAAAATCTCATCTGTCTCTCAGCTTTGCTTTCAAGAGCTGCTTTGCAGTGTGATGAAAGGTGCCCAATTGTATCACCGTAATACGGCACTGCCGGGGCTGCATAAATTCCTGAAATGCAGAATCTCACTCACATCATCACCAACTTTGTAGACTGTAGATCTGATCCCTTTTTAAGAATTTCCTGACATAGATATGCctaatttgtcatttttttaTACTGTGGAATTTTTAAGTTCTTCTCTTACCTGTTTTAAGACATCTTTCTCATGAGAGGGCCTGCTAACATCCAAAATGCTGTGATCTAAGTACAATAAACCCATGATCTGCACACTCCTGCTTTCATAACAAATCCAAACACAGAATTAATGTGTACTTCATTACAGCTGCCAACTCTGATTCATTTTGTTCTTTGGAcccagaaagagaaagagacagGGACTGACAAGTTTGTTCAcatgaaagaaaagcagaagctgTGGTTCTGTCTGGTTGGGGTCCTGTGACAAAAAAGCCTCTGGGCCTACAGGTCAGGTTTTGCTCTCTGATGCAGCAAATCAATGGAGGTTGCATGTGCATACATGAAAGCAGAATTTAACCTAGGATTTTGCCCAAAGACatatcaaatattttttaaagttatttgaTCTGCATTAATAACAGTAGAGACATTAAGTACAAACAGATGGATCTCTAGATTAACAAAATTTTGCAGTCTCTAAAGCAGGCATAGCTTCCAGTATCACCTGTTCCACCTGCATCATTTCTAATTTGCTGTACCAAAAGAGCCAGCTAATGCAAGAGGCTCAGTGTTCACACCAAGccatcattttctttttaagattgGTGACTGAGGCATACCAATTTGTAATCTATTTTTTTAGCAAAAAGTGAAATAAGAACCATTTTGACAAGTTCAACATTCATTTTAAATGCTCTTAAGCATGTGTGATATACATAAAGCCCTGAAAACACTGAATGATTTTATGTTGTTTCAAAAGATATAAAAATACAACACAAAAGGTACAAATAACACCTCTTGAGGTCCAGGTTATCTCTGACAggtaaaatatgtttttcatGCTGATCTCCTAATTTAAGTTGAATACAACACAGTGCACTGGAACTTCAAAACATGCCAAGTTACAGCATGTCAGGTTAAGTAAAACCTAAAAAAATACACATTCTCTTTTATGTAGTGAGACATTCAAATTCAAGCCATTGATCTAAATTAAAACTAGTGATGAAAACTAAATGTCCCCATGACAGAACTTTAATTCCAGCATGGGAGCAATACTGTTTCATGAACACAGCCCAAACTGATGCTAATATAAAAATATCAAGAATCATAGCACTTCTGCAAAGGTCAGAACTCATAGGTCAAATGAGTCTCCCTTGACAAAAAGTCCACACtagttaaaaattattttgatgttAATATCTTCCTGTCTACCAATGAATTTGAATTCTTTCTGAAAATCTTCCAAGCAGTACTTCCTCTGGTATTAATGTTTGGAACGCTGCCTTatcaaaatgctgcttttcttgCAGGAATTCCATTTCCAGTGTGAAAGGTAAAAGCTGCAAACTCTTCAGTGGAAAGATTTATGGTTAGCTAGTTAGTTTAATATGGCTAGTTTTAGTATAGCTAGTTTTCTAGGGTTATAAAGTGGCTTTTTCTTATATTAGGGCTATTTACAAAGTaaacagtattttctttcaGCCTCAGCATCACTCAGTGTTATAAAAGCTTGGAATAATTgtcctttttgccctgccaaaCTGTTGTATAGAAACATACCACAGCCCATCTAAGTAACACTTCAAATATGATCATTCTGATCAAATCAAACCCCATAGTGTGGTAATCACATACCCTCTGAACAGAGACATAGCTCTCCCAgcattttcctgggaagctgtgagaaagaattaaaacaattattatctcaATCTCTGCACCTGGCAGGCAATCTCTGTTTGTCAAAGATGTTTACAAGGAGTTGTCCCTTCTTGACCGATAGGGAGAAGATTCCTACAGGCCAATCAGGCCTTAGGTCCACGGTTGTTTCTATAAGAACTGTGGATTTCGAACAACAAAGTGCCTTGTCCTGCCTTCTGATGATGGAGGCTCTGTACCACCTTTGTCCCCGACACCCTCTGGTGATACCAGTGAGAGCTCCCCGTGCCCAGCTCCCCGGTGCCCCCGGGTGCCCGCTCACCTCGCAGCTGCCGGGGGTCCGCGGGGTGCCCGGTGGCCGTGCCAGTCAGCACCACGCCGTCAGCCAGGAACAGCTGCGCCGCGCCCGCCGTCTGCGCCACGCCGACGTCGGCCGTCAGGGCGtgagcactgcagggacacacggagcctgtcacacacagggagccagccctgccaccccGCCTCCCGCTGCCAGGACCCCCGGGGGCTGCTTTGGCAGGGTCCAGGTGACGCTGCCAGCAGGTGACACTGCCACCCGAGCAGGAGATAAACCCAGCCTTTTCCTTCACTGATCGGTGATTGCTGCGGgtctcctggctctgcagagtGAGTGCTAAGTATGAACCACCAAGTGTCAATTGAGACAGCTGCCTACATGTCAAGCACCTGTATTTCAGAAGTGTTGAGCACACAGAGCTCTCTGACTTCAAGTGGGAGTTGTGGATGTGCCCTCATTCATAAATCAGATCCTGTTGCCTAGGGCAGAATCAACAACTTCCACAAGTCCAATAACAGAAAGTATAGTTAATATCTATGATATAACCACAGGAATCATCTTACACAGCAATTACAAACATCAATTACACCTGCATCCCAGCTGTTCAACAGCAGGCTTTGATGTATGGGTGACACACTTTGTCTGAAACCCATCGCAATTGCAGCTATTAATTGATGAGGTCCCAAACTTGGAAAGAATTCCAGCCTTTGCTGGTTGAACATCCAACACTGTTggattttctgtatttaaatagAAAACAATAGCTATGGCAAACATGTTGCACTGCTGAGTGCTGATGGCACAAGAACAGTTTCTCCTCATTTAAAGAGCAGGAGCATCGAAGCTTgcagtggcagctgcacttTTCTACATCAAAAAGCTCAACCAAGAAGTCCTTCAGCATTTCCTTCTGAGCTTATGCTTCTGACTGAAACAAGAACTTCTTTGCCTTTCTTAAAGGCCAACTCTTTGAAAAATGGGAAGTATAATGCAAATATCAATTCATCAATTGTCAAGACTAAGAATAAAAATGACATGATGCAATTTGATTAACAGAAAAGCTAATGCAgtatatttacatttatatatatatgttaaaAAATCATCAGAAAGAAACTGCTCTGAAAGGACCTAAAAAGCTTCATCTGACCACCACACTgcattgttttctcttttgaaatTTATTACCTGCTTATTACATATTTAAGATCTTCCAAACTTGATTATTCTCATGATTGCTCACATACTACACACAAACATTTTAATTAGGTTATTTAGCATGTATAATACATAGCACTTGAGCAgttcttctggaaaaaaaaaaaaaacaaatccaaagagtGACATCTAAATAGCTCAAAGTATCATGTGACAGGTAAGATGAAGTATAAGCAGAAAAGAAACTGGATTTATCTGTCATAAATTCCTTCTGTTTGATAATCATAGAACATAACCCTTACATAGACAGCACTGATTTAAGTAGCAGGAATCAGTATTATTGGCAGgaaggggaagaaagggaagagCTTTTTAAAATGCCAAACTATGATCACTTGGATGCTTTTATATGGCATCTGCCTTCATCACTAAAAAATAACCTTGGATACCTAactttcagaaacaaaacttcTTTTAACATAATAGACATTTACACATGCATACAAAGTCTCAAAACCAGATGCAAGGCTTTCATAGCTGGCATACTGAAAACCTGAAGGTTAAACAACTACAAACATCACAGATACAGCAACTTACAGctgcaaatttattttcaaatgtatCCCCTTACAGGACTGCAAGCCCATGCTTAAATAACAAACTTCTCCCTATATGATTAACTTCCCTGGAAGAAAATTGATATTAAAGAAAcccagaaaatagaaaaaatataagATCATGATTGCATTCATATTTACATAAAATTTTGTTTGTATTTACCTATGCTTCTTTTTAATATCAGCAAAAATCTGAATGTTGTCTGCTCCAATGTGTTTTCTGTATCGTAGCAGGTCACCTGCACAGGCATTTATAAACCCTTCATCAGCCACGTGAGAAAACACAAACCCTTCAGCCCGGATGAAATCAAGACCTGAAAACAGTCAAAAGCAACATTTTAGTCTGAAACTgagaactggaaaagaaaaacactaaaacaaataaaaattcacCTTACTGTCCCCTCCCTATTTGAGCCCAACACAAATTGTTTCATGTGCTCTAGGACTAACCCACCTCCCTTTCCCACATACTTTCCATTCTTTATTTTTGCCCCTATTCTCTCTGACTTCTTCCCATCTCTCCCACTGAGCCCACCAGTTTTCCCCCAGGCCCTGGTCCCCTTCTCTCCCCCTCAGTTTGTCCCTGTGTGGCTCAGAACAGGCAGCTGCACACCCTGCCCTGTCTGCTGCCATGATGTGCCATGCAGAGGAGGGTCACAACACAGCTCTCTATTCTAATGACATGTTTTCTCCCCAAAAAGGGTCACTAACTTGCATCTCTTCCCCCTTTCCACGCTACACACAAAGAGGAATAGCACTGTCATCTTTCTTTAGGAAATGAGGCAAAACCCAGCCTGAAGCATGTTATATGCAACCCATGTGACTCCATCTGAACGTAGCATGTGTTTCCTACACAGCACCACATCAACAAATTGCTTCTAGAGCTGTGCCAAAGGCTTAGGAAGAGTCAAACATTTGCTATTCTACTCCAGCCATCAATTCTGCCATGCCTTAGTAACACAGGTTCTACCATATTCATTAAGTTTTGTGGAATGGATGCTGAAGAGGAAGATTATGAATTGTAATTACTTCATGTGGGCCAGTCATTGACATTCAGGGCCCCCCTCCACAGCCTTGAGATATCTCTGTTGTAAGACTGAAGCCTTGGACCACAGAGCAATAAGCCCACAGCAGTGAGGCACAAGATTTAATTCTGACTCCCTTATTGCAATCCCCACTTCTTTCCTGTCTTTCATAGCCTTGAACTGTCACTTAAAACCTTCCTCTTTTACACATTTTTGTAAAAGCTCTGCACTCATCTTGTGCAgttttgctgctcttccagTTTGCTTTGGAGGTGTCTTCCAAGCCCTTCTGAAGCTCTGCTACTGCTCCAGCTTTGGAGTCAGATGCACATTTAATTAGAGCTGACATCATTCAAAGGAAAGCAATGCATGTGGAAACAGTCAACAAGAATGCAATCCCACCCACAACTGATTAGGCAACAGAGGCATTACCTTAGCACATTCCAACTATAAACATAGCTGATCTTGAAAATTTATTTACCAAATGACAAGGTgtctgtttattttaaaattccagtTTCATTCCAAAAGCCCTGAAGTTGCAGAAACAGAAGCTTACGCCTGATAGAGAAGAGCCTGCCTTGCTTAGCAACACAGACTCCAGCTCACAAGAAACATCACAGATGGATGCCAAATCAAATGCAAGCTGTCCTGTGCCTGGAGATTAGTGCAAAGCACGGAGTATTCCCAGGATCCAAAGACAAGAGTGTGCCACAAGTACCATTGCAGGTGCTTGTAGACACTGGGTGATAAACACAGTGCAAATAGCTAAACTGAGATTTCTACATCTAGGAACAAAAGCTATAGCTTCTAATTACATCACTCAAGCTTACAGTACAATTCAGAGTTATATAAGAATAATTATTTCTCTGATCATAAAACTGTGGATGAGCCTAGAGACATAACAGCTCCACAGCAATGAAGGTTTAACTTGGGACAGGAGCTATTCATTGAGTAATTTCATTTATTGAAGTCACTGCTTACACATTGTTTGTCGATGCTTGGTTCATGTTTCCTTAGACTTTCTGCTAAACATTGGATTGTACTTAGTTTAACAAGGCTGCACTCTCAATCTGGGTTTTTGGAGGCcatgaaaatacaatttttaaccAAGTGTAATAGGTGCAGGTACCATATCATTACCATTCTCTTTTATGAAGCCATAATCAGATCCTGCTAATGAATTCATTTTTATGCTCATAAAATTGTGAGAATGATACTACTGCTTACTTTCACATTGGCAAGTTGAAAAGTAATAGCCATTGAATAGTTAATAGGCAGTCCCATTTCTGACTTCTATGGGAACAACACATTTTGTAGTTTCACTGGAAAACAAGAATAGGAAATATCCAATGAAAACTAATAAACAGAACTCTTAGAGGGGCATTGACTTTGCTGTTGACACTGGAAGCAcagtgtgtctgtgctgcaAAAACATTTCTCAGGACACTGTCTTGCAGCAGTTCCTGCcatgctcagcatgggctgcaggcacaggagcagggtctccagcagctctcccagcaggatGCACAGCACTCCCTGCCTTTCACAGCACctctgggtgctccctgctgcagttctcagctgagctgcctcccctCACCTCTGCATTCATATGGTGGCACTTAAAAAGGACAGCAAAAACCATAGCACACAGATCTGCCTAATTCTGTCTTGTCCTGAACAGTGTCGTGGGTGATAGCAAGTGAATTCCCACTCTTGGGGTGCAGGAGAGAAAGGAATGGGCTCAGACAGCAAAGCTGTGTTTGCAAAAGACATG
Proteins encoded in this window:
- the LOC135279300 gene encoding uncharacterized protein F13E9.13, mitochondrial-like isoform X2 — its product is MDGLILENMHDVPYTVRPGPEVTAAMAVLGAAVRHSCPRVPLGVQVLCAANQQAIAIALAAGLDFIRAEGFVFSHVADEGFINACAGDLLRYRKHIGADNIQIFADIKKKHSAHALTADVGVAQTAGAAQLFLADGVVLTGTATGHPADPRQLREVKHAVKIPVLVGSGVTLENVRDYLDADALIIGSYFKKEGYWANAVDPDRVKKFMEHISKLRE
- the LOC135279300 gene encoding uncharacterized protein F13E9.13, mitochondrial-like isoform X1 yields the protein MQRPGLFGRAKAAVVGMVHVGALPGTPRSSLPLTQIIDQACQEAEVYKDAGVDGLILENMHDVPYTVRPGPEVTAAMAVLGAAVRHSCPRVPLGVQVLCAANQQAIAIALAAGLDFIRAEGFVFSHVADEGFINACAGDLLRYRKHIGADNIQIFADIKKKHSAHALTADVGVAQTAGAAQLFLADGVVLTGTATGHPADPRQLREVKHAVKIPVLVGSGVTLENVRDYLDADALIIGSYFKKEGYWANAVDPDRVKKFMEHISKLRE
- the LOC135279300 gene encoding uncharacterized protein F13E9.13, mitochondrial-like isoform X3, giving the protein MHDVPYTVRPGPEVTAAMAVLGAAVRHSCPRVPLGVQVLCAANQQAIAIALAAGLDFIRAEGFVFSHVADEGFINACAGDLLRYRKHIGADNIQIFADIKKKHSAHALTADVGVAQTAGAAQLFLADGVVLTGTATGHPADPRQLREVKHAVKIPVLVGSGVTLENVRDYLDADALIIGSYFKKEGYWANAVDPDRVKKFMEHISKLRE